A single Lolium perenne isolate Kyuss_39 chromosome 6, Kyuss_2.0, whole genome shotgun sequence DNA region contains:
- the LOC139832387 gene encoding uncharacterized protein yields the protein MAPPSSAARPGDWTASTVTKPAEETRASPMKRSISGFADEDDLLDIDDDFIEPPPKRVRSDAVSPAAAASEASAPKAAPAAQASTASSLSKGKDAPTATTAPPSDLRGVISSLEAFASQFTSLEADKIRLQEEAKSSSSKLDGAIKKAAIARQEVDSLKEELNKLKERLKEEETRAAENDELLRQSALALLEAASIPVTALDKVPSNSPANGVSMVLATHQLTRELLDKGKGALARMHSMIFPKAKQEKNLGQLIDAFAVDTKEVIEVFKRTSRTYGALLAFQLMMGYGFKADIEEMTKELPKEKDGRLVNLSAFTVSAVLVLASSLI from the exons ATGGCGCCACCAAGTTCAGCAGCCAGGCCTGGAGATTGGACAGCCtctaccgtcaccaagc ctgcggaggagaccagggcttcTCCTATGAAGAGGTCAATCagcggctttgccgacgaagatgatctcCTTGATAT tgatgatgatttcattgagCCTCCGCCTAAGAGGGTCCGGTCTGATGCTGTCTCGCCAGCCgccgcagcttccgaagcttcggctcctaaggcggcTCCCGCGGCGCAAGCATCAACTgcctcttccctttccaaagggaaagatGCTCCTACTGCTACCACAGCCCCTCCTTCT GATCTACGGGGTGTGATATCCTCTTTAGAGGCCTTCGCCTCTCAATTCACCTCTCTGGAGGCGGACAAAATTCGGCTGCAAGAGGAGGCTAAGTCTTCCTCTTCAAAGCTGGAtggcgccatcaaaaaggctgccatagctcgccaggaggtcgactccctgaaaGAAGAGCTGAACAAGCTGAAGGagaggctgaaggaggaggaaactCGGGCGGCAGAAAATGATGAACTTCTCCGTCAGTCTGCCTTGGCCCTGCTTG AAGCCGCCAGTATCCCTGTTACTGCTTTGGACAAAGTTCCAAGCAACTCCCCGGCAAATGGTGTGTCAATGGTTCTCGCCACCCACCAGCTTACCCGGGAGCTGCTTGACAAGGGaaagggtgctctggcgcggatgcattcAATGATATTCCCCAAGGCCAAGCAAGAGAAGAAtctggggcagctgattgatgccttcgcagtcgacaccaaggaggtcatcgaggtattcaagcgcacctcacgtacctatggtgcccttcttgccttccaacttatgatgggttacggctttaaggctgacatcgaagaaatgactaaggagctgccgaaagaaaaAGATGGGCGACTTGTTAACTTAAGCGCCTTTACAGTATCTGCCgtacttgtgctcgccagctccttgattTAG